The DNA window gtagtgcaattgctgggtcgtagggtagctctattttcaacgttttgaggaaactccatgctgtattccagagtggttgcctcagcttgcattctcaccaacagtgtaggagggtgcccctttctccacatcctcgccagcatctgtcatttcctaacttgttaatttgagccattctgactggtgtgagatgttttctcattgtggttttgatttgatttgtatttccctgatgccgagtgatgtggagcactttttcatgtgtctgttggccatctggatgtcttctttgcagaaatgtctgttcatgtcctctgcccatttcttttttttttttttttttttttttttttttttttttttttttttttttctgacaaagtTGTAGTttatttaccaagaaaaaaaaaatgctattttttattttaaaatttaggtcaAGTATTGTCATAGTAGTGTTAAATGAAAAAGGATGGCTTCTATTCAGAGGGTTCAATATACACACTATTGAAGATCAAAATTAAACAGAGATTAAATTATATCTTATATGGGGAAAGTTTTCTCAGTTCTTGGAAGAAAGaccaaaatacagttttattactataaaatgttattaattcaGTGCCTGTTTTTGCTAATTCATTCAATTCACTTTCATAAGCTTTATAAAAGAGAGCCAGGATAAGTTTTCTAAGAGGCCTtaattttggtttaaaatttaagtcttttctgtccattaaaataatttaaagatgtgCACAATATATTTGTGCTGTTTAAGGCAGGTGCCAAGCACATTTTGAAAGGTATAAACTTACCAACTAGCATGTtctcccaaaggaaaaaaaagaaaagaaaagctcatgACTGTTTTTAGGACAGATGTTTAAACAGCACTCTTCTtttagatcatttaaaaataatttggcagCTGAACTGCCTATGGTCATACTACATATCACTAACAAAGGACAAGCAACAGATACagaattaatgatatatttttaatatttttacatgtctCTTTAGTTGGTGCCCAGTGGCTTTTAACAAGATTTTTGTATTCACTGCAAAAAGACAGAACATAAACACTAAGTAACGAATATAATTTCTCTATGCCATGCAGAAGAGAAGTCAAACATTTTACACGTCATCACTTCTAAAGAGTTCTAATTAAAATCCAAACTGTTCCCATTTTTGCATCCTTGTCATTCTTTGGTAAAAGATTCAAAACAGTCATGGGTTAGAAAACAACTGTTTGCTCCATGGTCttcatttttgcaaataaatgtgttttgtaaAAGGAATCTGCACTGTGCCTGGTTTATACTAAATAATTATAAGTAAGCAAAATATTATGGTTTTTCTGACTAATCTACTCCTAAAGCTTTGAGTTGCCGTTCAATCTCTTCATCGGAGATTGTAGCCTTTGAAGTAGAGGCAGATGGTAAGCTTCGGGCAGCTGATGGGGCTTTGGCCATCTTTCCAGAGATTTCAATTCCAATTTCATCAAGAACTTGATTTACAATATCTTGgctttcttcttcatcatcagaGCCATCAAAGATGTCATCAAGTGTGTCATTGATCATTTCTTcagtcatttccattttcatgttttccttctggaaattctGCATTGTTTGTAATGTTTTTTGTGGATCCATCTTCTTGTTAACTGCTTGCATTGTTTTTGCTGTAGTAGACATTGCTCCTGCCATCTTCATCTGGGAATTCATCACTTTTGTTTGTGTCGACATAGAAGTGACTTTTGAACTTACAGCAaaagttcttgttttttgtttccgtAGATGTACAAGCTGTTTGGCTAAAACTCTGCAAGCTTCTTTATTACCAATCTTagccattttcttaatttctaactccagctgtttttcttgtttctctaaaGCTGCTCGATCTCTGATTATAGCCCTCTGTGTACCTCGTAATTCTCGATTCTGTTCCTTTATTACATCATCCACGGTTTTCTTCTTGAAGAGAGACGCCATGGTCAGGGACCGCGTCTGGGCTGCCCGGCTCGGCTCGGTCCGGTCCGACCCCGGCTGGGAAAGCACAGGAGGGAAAGGACAGGCCCTAAGAGGGTTTGATGTGGCGGAGCGAAGGGCAAAAGAAGAGGGTGGGGTCTCCAGACAGGACCTGCGGAAGGCGGGTATCCGCGAAGCCTGCCGCAGCGGAGTCGCCCCGGGCTCAGGTGACCGAGaactccctctgcccatttcttgattggattatttgttctttgggtgttgagtttgataagttctttatagattttggatctATTCGATAtatcatttatctgatatgtcatttgcaaatatcttttcccattctgtcagttgtctttcggttttgttaactgtttcctttgctgtgcaaaagcttttgatcttgatgaagtcccaatagttcacttttgcccttgcttcccttgcctttggcgatgtttctaggaagaagttgctgtggctgaggttgaagaggttgctgcctgtgttctcattaaggattttgatggattcctttctcacattgaggtccttcatctattttgagtctattttcatgtgtgatgtaaggaaatgagACCATGCCATTCTAAAAACTCCATAAAATTGTAAGCAATTAAGTAGCACTCAAGGACTCGTGGTTTTCCTATATTGCTGGTGCCATCAGGAGATAATCTTGACTTtcctaatattttcatttgattaaaaaagCTAATATCTTCTGTACTGTTTAGGTTTAtgtaaaaagaatttctttattgGTCTAGCAATGATTGCCATCTTCATTGGGCATTTAGTTCTATCATTCCGACAAGTTTATGAAGGGTTGTGTATTGGCAATGTGACTGAGCTGTTAGAGAtttatcttttattcattcatttattcatttacttattaattcatctagtaaatatttgttgaaaaacaaccacataaaaatctttccttgtgcattcattataaaaattatggTCAAGGGCATTTCCACATGAAAAGTTTCTTCAAGGATCAAGTTCCAGAAAAACACTTAAGCTCTCCTGAGTTATACCAAGCTTTCTCCTTTCTGATAATAGCCATTTATTGCTATGTTTCCCACTTTGCCCCAGCTGTCAGGAAGTTGAGAGATACTCGTAATGTTCAGTCATAAACATTGTATTAACCTCGTGGTTGGTATAtttatccctttttcttttcctggcccTGATTTTCTGCTTTATTAACTTTAATATATATCTATTCCTTTGACAGGCCACCTCaattctttttggaaaaagttGGGGAGTGGGGCATAGCTCAAGGCAGTGCTAGACATCCACTTCAGATGCCTTTCAGTTGGGACTTAGGTGGAAGGGATGGTTGCACAAGACTGTGAATGAAATAAATGCCACTGACCTGTACACATTAAAATGGTTGATTTTATATTAGGTGAGTTTTAccctaataaaaaaaatttgaaaactccTGTCAGTGACTTTGATGACGATAATGCTGATGTTGATGACTAGGCATGAATTGAAGTCAgaatgttttccataatggccaGTGGGAACCCTGGGAAAGTCATCCAAGGGATTTGCCTCACCGCTTTAGAAGAGCAGTAATTAACACTGGCGTGTGTACAAGGCATTTGCACAGCTGGCTTTGAGAACGAGGACTCCctttcccatccccaccccttctccggccatctttaaaaaaaaaaaaaaaagtaacagaagagttttgttattttaaaattacataaaaagaaatgttcattgtGGGGGAAATCacagataataataatgataagatAACCATAAAGgtcacctgtatttttttttaagattttatttatttatttgatagatggagatcacaaataggcagagaggcaggcagagagagaggagaaagcagtctccccgctgagcagagtgcccgatgtggggctcgatcccaggaccctgggatcatgacctgagctgaaggcagaggcttaacccactgagccacccaggcgcccccacctgtATTTTTAATAGCCAGAAAGAACCCCTGTTAACATTTCGTGCATACCTTCTAGACATCTGTATTTGTTCCTTGATGCATCCCTTCAATCATCCCTCTGTCTACCTTTtccaaagtgtggtccctggaacACCCATCTCATGATTAATGAAGCCTACAGATGGGTCACTGAAGCACCTCCTCTTGGAGGTTCATGGTGGACTTTAGCATGCTCTAAGATTTGAGAAATGGAGTAGCTAGAACTGCATTCACTATGATTAATCTAGAGTTTTTCCAATGTGTTTGGACATGGAACCCTTCTTTTCTGCAACTCAAGGCATGAATGTGATGTTTCACTGAAGCCGAGGGAGCTTAGGTATACTTGATTGTTAAGTCCTAGTTCATATTTAGTCTATGTAGTTGTACTAGAGGGACTGCCTGTGTTGATTCTATGGAGTAAATTTCTCTCCATGTCAGTTCCATAGTCCTGAAACATCATTCTTAATGGCTGCATAGAATTCTGTTGCATGGGTGTCCCATGGCTTCCAGAATCAATATCTCATTGCTGAGATTtggatttttcccattttggCACTTATAATGAACATTATTATTGCTAAGGTCCACCTCTAGAACATCGCTTCCTATGAAGTTTGGTTTTCCTGGGGAGTAACTGCAGATTCtccatgagcattttttttttgtttgtttgtttttttgcttttatctctactttatttatttattttatttctaaaaaagattttatttatttatttatttgacagggagatagagagcacaagcagtcagagtggcaggaagagggagagggagaagcaggctctctgctgagcagggagtctgatgtggggctcgatcagaGCCCCCTGggatcccctgggatcatgacctgaaccgaaggcagctgcttaaccctctgagccgcccaggcactccTTTGCCTctatttaaaggaaaactttggaaagagggaaagggataaaATAGGAGGAgtagaaggggaggaagaggggatggTTTGCCAccaaattggatttttaaaagctttctagaaaatgtgtatttttaaatcttgtaTGTCTATGGCCAGAATTCTAGTCTAGCTCCTACCCAGTCCAGGAAGGGCCTGATATTCTGGGACAGCTGAGCTTagattttctggattttctagTTTAGATTTGTAGGTTTAGAGCTTCAAGCAAGGGTTAGGCACTCATGGAATGGGGGAACAATTTGTGAGTAGTGTGGTAGGAACCTTTCAATGTTTAGAGAGTGGCATTAGCCACACTGGGAGATAGAGGGATTAATGGTATAGAAGATGAGTTTTCAGTGGGGGTCTGTGTGCATGGATCATGTGATGTAAGGagagtaatttccttttttcttttttaaagatttatttatttgagagagagagagcgagcaagcatgagcagggggtggaggggcagaaggagagggagaagcagactccccactgagcagggagcccgatgtgaggctcgaccccaggactctgggatcatgacctgagcggaaggcagacacttactacTGAGCCACGCAAGagcccctttattttattttattttattttattttagagagagaaaaagtgcaagttggcagggcagagggagagggagagaatcttaagcaggctccatgctgggagcctgggcatggagcccagcgATGGAGGGGTCAAtgtcacagccctgagatcatgacctgagatgaaatcaagagttggacacttagccaactgagccacccaggggcccaacaGTGTGAGCTCTTTATAACTGTATCTTTGTATGATTATCACTCAGGAATCCATTTTGGGTCATCAGtctggttttcttccttctttctcatctaCTTCCAACTGCCTGGGGGAGCCAAGGAAAACTTTGCACAGTAGGGACATTTAGCTGGTTGCGTGAGCATTTGCCATGTCATAAAGAGTGGGCACACAGACCCCTTGAGTGGCCGACCTCCACTGCAGGGCACTGTCAGCCTTTCCTTTATCACAAGGGAAATTGCTTATAATGGGAAGTGTTAGTACTTGGAGCCAAGAAGTAGAGAAGAATTCACTGACAAACAGTTTGGCCAATGAAACTATTTGGGAATTGGAgaaatatttttcccttcccctctggtagcTGGGACAGCAAATAGCCCTAGCAGAGATCtacaaataacagtaataaaaactAAAGCCCTCGCACAAGACCAAAGGAGGATATCAGCTTTAAGAAGGGAAAGACAAAGGACTAAGAGTggaacaaagcaaagaaatgtAGGTTTAAGCCCATGAGGCACAGGTGGGATTTTTATATTAAGTGAGTGAAAGACTACACGGGGTGGTTAGAGCAGgaggactttattttttcatgacaGAATCAATACAATCTAATCAAGTTTTGAATGCAATCAGAGTAAGACAAGAAATACCAAGTAGGTTCCCGGAGGCAGTAACCAGAATAATCGTGTCCGGAAGGGATTACCAGAGTGATAGTCCACATTTCTCTCCAAGCCCTGCTGGGGAGACTCTGAAATTAAGGAAAGGTGACACGAATTCAGGTTCATGGCCCCAGAATTTTGATGCCCTGTTTTATGTTGGATTCTTCTTCCTCAGAGAACTCCCCCGGGACCAGGCTTTCCGCTAACAAAGTAAAGAGAGGTGTCCTTTTGAAGGAAGGGAGTGGTGACTGTCACAGGTCACATTTGTAGGGTGCACAGACTCAGATTACAGACCCTCAGCTGGAAGGTAATGAGAACTGGGGACTCCACAAACTCCTTTATAATCTCCACACACACTGAGCCCGAGTCACCCCATGTACCAATAATCCCAGCAAAGACAGACCACCTACTGTGCTAATAATGCCGCTATGAGCTTCTGCTAACAGTCATGCAAGAGCAGACTACTTGAAACAAGCCCGCTGATCTCCATGGGCTGTTCTGAAGCACTCGGGTGCCCCTCTGAAGCACCCACCATAGAGGAATTCTGAAACCACCATTGGGAGGTGATTAAGGTCCAAAATTTGTTAAATCTGTTGATTACatgaaaaacaggagaaaaaaatgtaaaactacatACGGACACTGGTTCCAACAGCTACTTTAATCATACAGGATCTGGCTTATGAGGATTCGCTGCCTGGTCCTGGGAGATAGGGCTGGGGTAGGAGCCAACCTCATCCTGGGGAGCCCTGTCAGGGTCTAAGTGAGCGACAGACACATAGTCAATGACGTGATGCGATCCAATCAGACTGTGATCACGGACCTTGGCTCAGGGCTGTCCAAGTCAGAGGAGGCTGTATCCAGCTGTGgttggggcagggagcagggaagggaaggaaggataaTGAGTGGGCATAAatttcttccatgttttattCCCAACAGTGGTCTCAGGCCACACAACCCTATAAGGGAGGTGTTGCTACTTTAGACACATAGCAGTTGTTCAAGAAACGTTTGTGACTA is part of the Mustela nigripes isolate SB6536 chromosome 2, MUSNIG.SB6536, whole genome shotgun sequence genome and encodes:
- the LOC132009809 gene encoding charged multivesicular body protein 2b produces the protein MASLFKKKTVDDVIKEQNRELRGTQRAIIRDRAALEKQEKQLELEIKKMAKIGNKEACRVLAKQLVHLRKQKTRTFAVSSKVTSMSTQTKVMNSQMKMAGAMSTTAKTMQAVNKKMDPQKTLQTMQNFQKENMKMEMTEEMINDTLDDIFDGSDDEEESQDIVNQVLDEIGIEISGKMAKAPSAARSLPSASTSKATISDEEIERQLKALGVD